A single window of Qipengyuania sediminis DNA harbors:
- a CDS encoding energy transducer TonB, with the protein MVTSIRQAPARLVAVAIAASAASSAGAQAVAPPPAKLRPPAVSTPRAIDAGSWIRQDDYPASAVRDGEGGIVAFRLDVDAAGRVANCAILESSGPLVLAETTCRLLSERARFEPARDAAGRAIASRYHSRVRWEAPEDPPPPLPEAGEAIVTATIAPDGTVSDCTIEGGGGPRSEFAEECEELRFAPQPGPYAKPRRLRYTVRVEYLGPPK; encoded by the coding sequence ATGGTGACATCGATCCGCCAAGCACCCGCCCGCCTCGTCGCTGTCGCCATCGCCGCCAGCGCAGCTTCGTCAGCCGGCGCGCAGGCCGTCGCCCCGCCGCCGGCCAAGCTTCGTCCGCCGGCCGTTTCTACGCCCCGAGCGATCGATGCCGGAAGCTGGATCAGACAAGACGATTATCCGGCGTCAGCAGTACGCGACGGGGAAGGGGGCATCGTCGCCTTTCGCCTCGATGTCGATGCCGCGGGGCGGGTCGCGAACTGCGCGATCCTCGAGAGCAGCGGACCTCTGGTGCTGGCGGAAACGACATGCCGGCTCCTGTCCGAGCGAGCGCGCTTCGAACCCGCGCGCGATGCGGCGGGACGAGCGATCGCGAGCCGATACCATTCGCGCGTGCGCTGGGAAGCGCCGGAGGATCCGCCGCCGCCCTTGCCGGAGGCGGGGGAGGCGATCGTCACCGCGACTATTGCGCCCGACGGCACGGTGAGCGACTGCACGATCGAGGGGGGCGGCGGGCCCAGGTCCGAATTTGCCGAGGAGTGCGAGGAGTTGCGCTTCGCGCCGCAGCCCGGGCCATACGCAAAGCCGCGCCGACTGCGTTATACGGTTCGCGTCGAATACCTGGGCCCGCCGAAGTAA
- the secA gene encoding preprotein translocase subunit SecA → MFQSVMKSFFGSSNDRYVRSMGKVVQAINALEPQIQALTDDQLRAQTDKFREMLAGGKSLDDILPEAFATVREASVRVLGMRHFDVQMVGGIVLHRGEIAEMRTGEGKTLVATLATYLNAIEGKGVHVVTVNDYLATRDAEWMGRLHQFLGLTIGVVVPNMNEFEKRDAYNADITYGTNNEFGFDYLRDNMKHERAEMVQRPFNYAIVDEVDSILIDEARTPLIISGPTEDKQDLYLSIDAVVKTIEPEWYEADEKTKNITWTEEGTDRIEERLKEAGLLQTDNLYDVENTQVVHHLDQALKANIMFKRDIDYIVKDEKIVIIDEFTGRMMDGRRWSNGLHQAVEAKEGVKIEPENQTMASITFQNYFRMYPKLSGMTGTAATEASEFWDIYKLNVAEIPTNKPVKRIDEDDQFYKNTMDKFAAIAVAIREKNEIGQPVLVGTVSIEKSELLSSFLENEGVRHSVLNARFHEQEAHIVAQAGRLGAVTIATNMAGRGTDIQLGGNIEFRIADELKDMPEGPERDEAARRIADEVAAEKAKVIEAGGLFVLGTERHESRRIDNQLRGRSGRQGDPGLSRFYLCLEDDLLRIFGPDTLFSKMMNANLADGEAIGSKWLSKAIETAQKKVEARNFEMRKQVVEYDNVMNDQRKVVYEQRAEIMDAEAVDDVVVDMRRDAINAVIGEACPPGSYPEQWDIPGLKQQLEEKFGLTPDLDAWMQEDRIEPELIEERVSAEADAVMDAKMAGVDPQRWRFFEKSLLLRTLDHHWKEHLATLDALRQVVWLRAHAQKQPINEYKQEAFGLFERMLDTLREDVTSQLLKMQVAPQTPMPVPSEILAGLPDFLTGHIDPLTGLDNSGDDDGSRFNPALFGSLAGSPAAGAGAAGGDNPWAGQEISRNAPCPCGSGNKYKHCHGALAA, encoded by the coding sequence ATGTTCCAGTCCGTGATGAAATCCTTCTTCGGCTCCTCCAACGATCGCTACGTCAGATCGATGGGCAAGGTGGTCCAGGCGATCAACGCGCTGGAGCCGCAGATCCAGGCGCTGACCGACGACCAGCTGCGCGCCCAGACCGACAAGTTTCGCGAGATGCTGGCGGGTGGCAAGAGCCTCGACGACATCCTCCCCGAAGCCTTCGCGACCGTGCGCGAGGCGAGCGTGCGCGTGCTCGGGATGCGGCATTTCGATGTTCAGATGGTCGGCGGCATCGTCCTTCACCGCGGCGAGATCGCCGAGATGCGAACGGGCGAGGGCAAGACGCTGGTGGCGACGCTCGCGACCTATCTGAACGCCATTGAGGGCAAGGGCGTCCACGTCGTCACGGTCAACGACTATCTCGCCACGCGCGATGCTGAATGGATGGGGCGGCTGCACCAGTTCCTCGGGCTCACCATCGGCGTCGTCGTTCCGAACATGAACGAATTCGAGAAGCGCGACGCCTACAACGCCGACATTACCTACGGCACCAACAACGAGTTCGGCTTCGATTACCTGCGCGACAATATGAAGCACGAACGCGCGGAGATGGTGCAGCGCCCCTTCAACTATGCGATCGTGGATGAGGTGGATTCGATCCTGATCGACGAGGCGCGCACGCCGCTGATCATCTCGGGCCCGACCGAAGACAAGCAGGATCTCTACCTCTCGATCGACGCGGTGGTGAAGACGATCGAGCCCGAATGGTACGAGGCGGACGAGAAGACCAAGAACATCACCTGGACCGAAGAGGGCACCGACCGCATTGAGGAGCGGCTGAAGGAAGCGGGGCTGCTTCAGACCGACAATCTCTATGATGTCGAGAACACGCAGGTGGTCCATCACCTCGACCAGGCGCTCAAAGCCAACATCATGTTCAAGCGCGACATCGATTACATCGTCAAGGACGAGAAGATCGTCATCATCGACGAGTTCACCGGGCGCATGATGGACGGGCGCCGCTGGTCCAACGGGCTGCATCAGGCGGTGGAGGCGAAGGAGGGCGTCAAGATCGAGCCCGAGAACCAGACCATGGCCTCGATCACTTTCCAGAATTACTTCCGCATGTATCCCAAGCTCTCCGGCATGACCGGCACCGCCGCGACCGAGGCGAGCGAGTTCTGGGACATCTACAAGCTCAACGTCGCCGAAATCCCGACCAACAAGCCGGTCAAGCGGATCGACGAAGACGACCAGTTCTACAAGAACACGATGGACAAGTTCGCCGCGATCGCGGTGGCGATCCGCGAGAAGAACGAGATTGGCCAGCCGGTGCTGGTGGGCACGGTCTCGATCGAGAAGAGCGAGCTCTTGTCCAGCTTCCTCGAGAATGAAGGCGTCAGGCATTCGGTGCTCAACGCCCGTTTCCACGAGCAGGAGGCGCATATCGTGGCGCAGGCGGGGCGGCTGGGGGCGGTCACCATCGCCACCAACATGGCCGGGCGCGGTACCGATATTCAGCTCGGCGGCAATATCGAATTCCGCATCGCCGACGAGCTCAAGGACATGCCCGAGGGTCCCGAACGCGACGAGGCGGCGCGCCGGATCGCGGACGAGGTCGCGGCGGAAAAGGCCAAGGTCATCGAGGCGGGCGGGCTCTTCGTTCTCGGTACCGAGCGGCACGAAAGTCGCCGCATCGACAACCAGCTGCGTGGCCGCTCAGGCCGCCAGGGCGATCCCGGCCTCAGCCGTTTCTACCTCTGCCTGGAGGATGACCTCCTGCGCATCTTCGGCCCCGACACGCTGTTCTCGAAGATGATGAACGCCAACCTCGCCGATGGAGAGGCGATTGGCTCCAAATGGCTGTCCAAAGCGATCGAAACCGCGCAGAAGAAGGTCGAGGCGCGCAATTTCGAGATGCGCAAGCAGGTGGTCGAATACGACAACGTGATGAACGACCAGCGCAAGGTCGTCTACGAGCAGCGCGCCGAGATCATGGATGCCGAAGCGGTCGATGATGTCGTCGTCGACATGCGCCGCGATGCGATCAACGCGGTGATCGGGGAGGCCTGCCCCCCCGGTTCATACCCCGAGCAGTGGGACATTCCCGGCCTCAAGCAACAGCTGGAGGAGAAGTTCGGCCTGACCCCCGATCTCGATGCCTGGATGCAGGAAGACCGCATCGAGCCGGAACTGATCGAGGAGCGCGTCAGCGCCGAAGCGGATGCGGTGATGGACGCCAAGATGGCGGGCGTCGATCCCCAACGCTGGCGCTTCTTCGAGAAGAGCCTGCTCCTGCGCACGCTCGACCATCACTGGAAAGAGCACTTGGCGACACTCGACGCGCTGCGCCAGGTGGTGTGGCTGCGCGCGCATGCGCAAAAGCAGCCCATCAATGAATACAAGCAGGAGGCTTTCGGTCTGTTCGAACGGATGCTGGACACTCTGCGCGAAGACGTGACCAGCCAGCTGCTCAAGATGCAGGTCGCGCCGCAGACCCCCATGCCGGTGCCGAGCGAAATCCTCGCGGGCCTTCCCGATTTTCTCACTGGCCATATCGACCCGCTGACGGGGCTCGACAATTCAGGTGACGATGATGGCTCGCGTTTCAATCCCGCACTTTTCGGCAGCCTCGCCGGAAGCCCCGCGGCGGGGGCGGGCGCGGCGGGGGGTGACAACCCCTGGGCCGGGCAGGAGATCAGCCGCAACGCGCCCTGCCCCTGCGGCTCGGGCAACAAGTACAAGCACTGTCACGGGGCCTTGGCGGCCTGA
- a CDS encoding SOS response-associated peptidase codes for MCNLYRMTKSVGEVARWFEAEDLAAGANFASEVYPGYPGLVVAEGTARVMTWGFPLALKGAKGQMLKPRPVNNARTDKLAGPFWRDSFAKRRCVIPLTAWAEAEGERGAMTCTWLTRPDVALFAAAGVWRMSAEWGAVYSMVMTDSCGAAAECHDRMPVLLSDSDWDRWTSGAPEDAMQLCVPFGGEVTLDRTTDRWGKPSASPEPQPSLL; via the coding sequence ATGTGCAATCTATACCGCATGACAAAATCCGTCGGCGAAGTCGCCCGCTGGTTCGAGGCGGAGGACCTGGCGGCGGGCGCGAACTTCGCAAGCGAGGTCTATCCAGGCTACCCCGGACTGGTGGTAGCGGAGGGCACGGCGCGAGTTATGACGTGGGGTTTCCCGCTGGCGCTGAAAGGTGCGAAGGGGCAGATGCTGAAGCCGCGCCCGGTCAACAACGCGCGCACCGACAAGCTCGCAGGGCCGTTCTGGCGCGACAGCTTCGCCAAGCGCCGCTGCGTCATCCCGCTGACCGCCTGGGCGGAAGCGGAGGGAGAGCGCGGCGCGATGACTTGTACCTGGCTCACCCGCCCTGACGTCGCCCTCTTCGCCGCTGCCGGGGTGTGGCGCATGTCGGCGGAATGGGGTGCGGTCTATTCCATGGTGATGACCGACAGCTGCGGCGCGGCGGCCGAATGCCACGACCGGATGCCCGTGCTGCTCTCTGACAGCGACTGGGACAGGTGGACCTCGGGTGCACCGGAAGACGCCATGCAGCTCTGCGTTCCCTTCGGGGGCGAGGTTACACTCGATCGCACCACAGACAGGTGGGGCAAGCCGAGCGCCTCACCCGAACCTCAACCGTCCCTCCTATAA
- a CDS encoding NAD kinase, producing MPDFARFALLVSETEQARAAAAQLAALHDFVPLAEAEAAVVLGGDGFMLQTLHAMLDVGRIVPAYGINLGTVGFLMNRNRAPEKLTARIARAKELSFEPLAMEAVAQDGALHRYNAINEVSLLRETRQTAKIRVAVNDKVRIEELVCDGVLVSTPAGSTAYNLSANGPILPLDSDLLALTPISPFRPRRWRGAILPDRYTITLTVKEPTKRPVSAVADQKEVRDVAEVRVRVAQDLKLTLLFDPGQSLDERIVSEQFAF from the coding sequence ATGCCGGATTTCGCGCGCTTCGCGCTGCTCGTGTCGGAGACGGAACAGGCACGCGCCGCGGCGGCGCAATTGGCCGCCCTCCATGACTTCGTGCCGCTGGCCGAGGCGGAGGCGGCGGTGGTGCTGGGCGGCGACGGCTTCATGCTGCAGACGCTTCACGCCATGCTCGATGTCGGGCGGATCGTGCCCGCCTATGGGATCAACCTCGGCACGGTCGGCTTCCTCATGAATCGCAACCGCGCGCCCGAAAAGCTCACCGCCCGGATCGCGCGCGCAAAGGAGCTGTCGTTCGAACCCTTGGCAATGGAGGCAGTAGCGCAGGACGGCGCGCTGCACCGGTACAACGCCATCAACGAGGTGTCCTTGCTGCGCGAAACACGCCAGACCGCGAAAATCCGGGTTGCGGTGAACGACAAGGTGCGGATCGAGGAGCTTGTCTGCGACGGGGTGCTGGTCTCCACCCCTGCGGGCTCCACCGCTTACAACCTCTCCGCCAATGGACCGATCCTGCCGCTCGACAGCGATCTTCTCGCGCTCACCCCGATCAGCCCGTTCCGGCCCCGGCGATGGCGCGGCGCGATCCTGCCCGATCGCTACACCATCACGCTAACGGTGAAGGAGCCCACCAAGAGGCCCGTGTCCGCAGTGGCCGATCAGAAAGAGGTGCGGGACGTTGCCGAAGTGAGGGTGCGGGTGGCTCAGGACCTGAAGCTCACGCTGCTGTTCGATCCCGGCCAGTCGCTGGACGAACGGATCGTCTCCGAACAGTTCGCCTTCTGA
- a CDS encoding bifunctional diguanylate cyclase/phosphodiesterase, whose protein sequence is MIALEAGVGGEMDERRDPLTGLLDAGQAKAMIARWLGEWRSGEGGDPFHAMLITAGRIDTVNLAFGATTGDGALVEIARRMMHFAADEFETADWFAARVAGGTFLLVARDTCSRERWQWFAEALADAISMPIISAQDGGGTVRLWPRVALMRAVEGDEPDRILDQLATALHRAREERGRRVVWVSGELAHVAVSNQQLEADMLAAIDRGEIEIVFQPQYAFPDDRLVGAEALARWQHPEIGRLGANTLFTLAERTDHVAQLSRHIAERALELAGDWPAAMQLSVNVTPADLAAATFPVEFLAMVDRAGFAPTRITIEITEEVLLADLGEVTAALAPLKAAGVTIALDDFGAGYSNFRYLKLLPIDKLKLDRSMVEGIAEDERDLAVLRAITAMARALGLAVVAEGVENEDQHRVLGDEGIESYQGFYKSVPLAQENFLALTAAG, encoded by the coding sequence ATGATCGCGCTGGAAGCGGGGGTCGGGGGCGAAATGGACGAGCGGCGCGATCCGCTGACCGGCCTGCTCGACGCCGGCCAGGCCAAGGCGATGATCGCGCGCTGGCTGGGCGAATGGCGCAGCGGCGAAGGGGGCGATCCCTTCCACGCCATGCTCATTACGGCCGGGCGGATCGATACCGTCAACCTCGCGTTCGGAGCGACCACCGGCGACGGCGCGCTGGTCGAGATCGCGCGGCGGATGATGCATTTCGCGGCCGACGAGTTCGAGACCGCGGACTGGTTCGCCGCGCGCGTTGCCGGGGGAACCTTTCTTCTCGTCGCGCGCGATACCTGCAGCCGCGAACGCTGGCAGTGGTTTGCCGAGGCCCTGGCGGATGCGATCAGCATGCCGATCATCTCCGCCCAGGACGGCGGCGGTACCGTACGGCTGTGGCCGCGGGTCGCCCTGATGCGGGCGGTGGAAGGAGACGAGCCCGACCGCATCCTCGATCAGCTCGCGACTGCGCTCCACCGCGCGCGCGAAGAGCGGGGGCGCCGCGTCGTCTGGGTCTCGGGCGAGCTTGCGCATGTCGCGGTCTCCAACCAGCAGCTCGAGGCGGATATGCTGGCCGCGATTGATCGCGGCGAGATTGAGATCGTGTTCCAGCCGCAATACGCCTTCCCTGACGATCGGCTGGTCGGTGCCGAGGCGCTGGCTCGCTGGCAGCATCCCGAGATCGGACGGCTGGGCGCGAACACCCTGTTCACGCTCGCCGAACGCACCGACCATGTCGCGCAGCTATCCCGCCACATCGCCGAGCGGGCGCTGGAACTGGCGGGGGACTGGCCGGCCGCGATGCAGCTTTCGGTCAATGTCACCCCCGCCGATCTCGCCGCGGCAACCTTCCCGGTCGAATTTCTGGCCATGGTTGACCGCGCCGGTTTTGCGCCCACTCGCATCACGATCGAGATCACCGAAGAAGTGCTGCTCGCCGATCTGGGTGAAGTGACGGCCGCGCTCGCCCCGCTGAAGGCGGCGGGGGTCACCATCGCGCTCGACGATTTCGGCGCCGGCTACAGCAATTTCCGCTATCTGAAGCTGCTCCCGATCGACAAGCTCAAGCTCGACCGCTCGATGGTGGAAGGCATCGCGGAGGACGAGCGCGATCTGGCCGTGCTGCGCGCGATCACCGCGATGGCGCGCGCGCTCGGCCTCGCGGTGGTGGCCGAAGGGGTCGAGAACGAGGACCAGCACCGCGTGCTCGGCGACGAGGGGATCGAAAGCTACCAGGGTTTCTACAAGTCCGTGCCCCTGGCGCAGGAGAATTTTCTCGCGCTGACCGCCGCTGGCTGA
- a CDS encoding I78 family peptidase inhibitor, giving the protein MKRLALALAPALPLLALTGLAAATAQPVPQVPGQRDAARVAAGTYTIDGAHTQVGWRVSHFGFNDYLGLFGDAKGTLRLDPGNLAATSLEVTLPVTSVAVSSAGLRDHLLRPGKDGGKPDFFGATPGDARFVSTTVRRTGPTRAAVTGNLTLNGVTRPVTIAAEFVGAGANPMNKRGTVGFHGRAAIKRSDFGLSYALPMIGDSVELDISVAFERAVETAAAAPDACGAAAAGAMIGRKDTAALRAEVARVAGHNRIRWIAPGTMVTQDRREDRLNVDLDDGGVVTRVRCG; this is encoded by the coding sequence ATGAAGCGCCTCGCCCTTGCCCTTGCCCCCGCCCTGCCGCTGCTCGCGCTCACCGGCTTGGCCGCCGCGACCGCGCAGCCCGTGCCCCAAGTGCCAGGCCAGCGCGATGCGGCGCGCGTCGCCGCCGGAACCTATACCATCGACGGCGCGCATACCCAGGTCGGCTGGCGGGTGAGCCACTTCGGCTTCAACGATTATCTCGGACTGTTCGGAGATGCGAAAGGCACGCTGCGCCTTGATCCCGGGAATCTTGCCGCGACCAGTCTCGAGGTGACACTCCCCGTGACCAGCGTCGCCGTCTCCAGCGCTGGCCTACGCGACCATCTGCTGCGCCCCGGAAAGGATGGCGGGAAGCCGGACTTCTTCGGCGCAACCCCGGGCGATGCGCGCTTCGTCTCCACCACGGTGCGCCGCACCGGTCCCACGCGCGCCGCTGTGACCGGCAATCTGACATTGAACGGGGTTACTCGCCCCGTCACCATTGCTGCCGAATTCGTGGGCGCGGGGGCTAACCCGATGAACAAGCGCGGGACAGTGGGCTTTCACGGCCGCGCCGCGATCAAGCGTTCGGACTTCGGCCTGTCCTATGCGCTGCCAATGATCGGAGACAGCGTCGAGCTCGATATATCGGTCGCCTTCGAGCGCGCCGTCGAAACCGCCGCCGCTGCGCCCGATGCTTGCGGGGCCGCGGCGGCAGGCGCGATGATCGGCCGCAAGGACACCGCCGCGCTGCGCGCCGAAGTCGCACGGGTGGCTGGACATAATCGCATCCGCTGGATCGCGCCTGGCACCATGGTCACGCAGGACCGACGCGAAGACCGGCTCAATGTCGATCTCGACGATGGGGGCGTGGTGACGCGGGTGCGCTGCGGCTGA
- the ilvC gene encoding ketol-acid reductoisomerase, which yields MKIYRSEDCDADLVKAKRVAIVGYGSQGHAHALNLRDSGVRDVAVALREGSASRARAEAAGFPVMGNAEAAEWADLVMVLAPDEEQAAIWSHDLAGHMRPGSALAFAHGLNVHFGLIRPPAYLDVILIAPKGPGRALRRDYLRGSGLPCLVAVHQESAAGGNGHALALALSYADALGGGRVGILETSFREECETDLFGEQAVLCGGIPLLIRAGFETLVEAGYAPEMAYFECLHEVKLIVDLLHDGGLAAMGLAISNTAEFGGLVTGPRLVTEETRAEMRRVLADIQAGRFVKRFVLENQAGAPELAASRAAARAHPIEVVGETLRAMMRGTSVVDKPPPQS from the coding sequence ATGAAGATCTATCGAAGCGAGGACTGCGATGCCGATCTCGTCAAAGCCAAGCGCGTCGCCATCGTGGGATATGGCAGCCAGGGCCATGCCCATGCGCTGAATCTTCGCGACAGCGGCGTGCGTGACGTCGCGGTGGCGCTGCGCGAAGGTTCGGCCAGCCGCGCCAGGGCGGAGGCGGCGGGCTTCCCGGTGATGGGGAACGCCGAGGCGGCGGAATGGGCCGATCTCGTCATGGTGCTTGCCCCCGACGAGGAGCAGGCGGCAATCTGGTCGCACGACCTCGCCGGGCACATGCGCCCGGGCAGCGCGCTCGCCTTCGCGCACGGGCTCAACGTGCATTTCGGGCTGATCCGGCCGCCGGCCTATCTCGACGTCATCCTTATCGCGCCCAAGGGGCCGGGCCGCGCGCTGCGGCGCGATTACCTGCGAGGGAGCGGCCTTCCCTGCCTCGTCGCCGTGCATCAGGAGAGCGCCGCCGGCGGCAACGGCCATGCGCTGGCGCTTGCGCTGTCCTATGCCGATGCGCTTGGCGGGGGGCGCGTTGGCATCCTTGAAACGAGCTTCCGCGAGGAGTGTGAGACCGACCTTTTCGGCGAGCAGGCAGTGCTGTGCGGCGGCATACCGCTGCTGATCCGCGCGGGGTTCGAGACGCTGGTGGAGGCGGGTTACGCGCCGGAAATGGCCTATTTCGAATGCCTGCACGAGGTGAAGCTGATCGTCGATCTGCTGCATGACGGCGGGCTGGCGGCGATGGGCCTTGCGATCAGCAACACGGCCGAATTCGGTGGGCTCGTTACTGGCCCGCGGCTCGTGACCGAGGAGACCCGCGCCGAGATGCGCCGCGTGCTGGCGGACATCCAGGCGGGCCGTTTCGTCAAGCGCTTCGTGCTCGAGAACCAGGCCGGCGCACCCGAACTCGCTGCCAGCCGCGCTGCCGCCAGGGCGCATCCGATCGAGGTGGTGGGCGAAACCTTGCGCGCGATGATGCGCGGCACGAGCGTAGTCGACAAGCCGCCGCCGCAGTCCTAG
- the miaA gene encoding tRNA (adenosine(37)-N6)-dimethylallyltransferase MiaA: MALIAGPTASGKSALAVRLAQRLEAAGTRAVIVNADSAQVYADLKVLSARPSDEEMGGIRHRLFGERDGAHVYSAADWAVKARNIIFGCAQHGTIPILVGGTGLYIGALLHGIAPIPRVEPVVRDRVRALSTEAAYTELLAKDRNRAIRLHPNDDTRIKRALEVMLSSGCSLTYWQSLKRYRLEDHITLHPLIMLPDRAWLYERCDRRFPAMLAAGAREEVEALLARELDPALPVMRAIGVREIGRWIAGEWDREEALAAGQQATRNYAKRQYTWFRHQAPADWPRAHSQACYAEALDALFETIQGAGEVR; encoded by the coding sequence GTGGCGCTCATCGCAGGGCCCACCGCCAGCGGCAAGAGCGCGCTGGCGGTGCGCCTGGCGCAGCGGCTGGAGGCCGCGGGGACGCGCGCGGTCATCGTCAATGCCGACAGCGCGCAGGTCTATGCCGATCTCAAGGTTCTCTCCGCCAGGCCTTCAGACGAAGAGATGGGCGGCATCCGTCACCGCCTGTTCGGCGAGCGCGACGGTGCTCATGTCTATTCCGCCGCAGACTGGGCCGTCAAAGCACGCAACATCATCTTTGGCTGCGCGCAGCATGGCACGATCCCCATCCTTGTCGGGGGCACGGGCCTCTACATCGGTGCGCTGCTGCACGGTATTGCGCCGATCCCCCGCGTGGAGCCGGTGGTTCGCGATAGGGTCCGCGCCTTGTCCACGGAGGCTGCCTATACCGAGCTGCTCGCGAAGGATCGAAATCGCGCGATCAGGCTGCACCCGAACGACGATACCCGCATCAAACGCGCGCTCGAGGTCATGCTGTCGAGCGGCTGCTCCCTCACCTACTGGCAGTCGCTGAAACGGTACCGTCTCGAAGACCACATAACGCTTCACCCGTTGATTATGTTGCCCGATCGCGCCTGGCTTTACGAACGCTGTGACCGGCGTTTCCCTGCGATGCTAGCCGCGGGCGCAAGAGAGGAGGTGGAAGCGCTGCTCGCCCGCGAACTCGACCCCGCGCTCCCCGTGATGCGCGCGATCGGGGTACGCGAGATCGGGCGCTGGATCGCGGGGGAGTGGGACCGCGAAGAGGCGCTCGCGGCAGGCCAGCAGGCGACGCGCAACTACGCCAAGCGCCAATATACCTGGTTCCGCCACCAGGCCCCGGCCGATTGGCCTCGTGCGCACAGCCAAGCCTGCTACGCAGAAGCGCTGGATGCGCTATTCGAAACCATCCAGGGTGCGGGGGAGGTGCGATGA
- the serB gene encoding phosphoserine phosphatase SerB, whose product MLIARLIAGEDGLATRLEAAQSALAREGMAIAEAAMLDACSDVLQIAVPEGKAALLRDTLGTAFGPCDLLVADHLIEAPRLFVSDMDSTMIGQECIDELADYAGLKPEVAAITERAMRGELDFAGALRERVSLLAGLNEDAIARCLTERIRPAPGAAALVATLKAKGCRTVLVTGGFHHFADAVAEQLGFDRVVANRLGVAEGRLTGALAGAIFDASGKAAALREEAARLGEGARVLAMGDGANDVPMFAGADYAVAYRAKPAARAAAGGWIERGDLAAALSLLGIARGEWVAATC is encoded by the coding sequence ATGCTCATCGCCCGGCTGATAGCAGGTGAGGACGGTCTCGCCACGCGCCTCGAAGCGGCGCAGTCGGCGCTTGCGCGAGAAGGCATGGCGATTGCCGAGGCGGCGATGCTCGACGCGTGCAGCGATGTGCTGCAAATCGCGGTGCCCGAGGGGAAGGCCGCGCTGCTGCGCGATACGCTCGGCACCGCCTTTGGCCCCTGCGACCTGCTCGTCGCCGACCACCTTATCGAGGCGCCGCGGCTGTTCGTGTCCGACATGGATTCGACCATGATCGGACAGGAATGCATCGACGAGCTTGCCGATTACGCGGGACTGAAGCCGGAGGTCGCGGCGATAACCGAGCGCGCCATGCGCGGCGAGCTCGACTTTGCAGGCGCACTCCGCGAGCGCGTTTCCCTGCTCGCCGGGCTGAACGAGGATGCGATCGCCCGCTGCCTGACGGAACGCATCCGGCCCGCGCCAGGCGCAGCGGCGCTGGTAGCGACACTGAAGGCAAAGGGTTGCCGCACCGTGCTCGTCACCGGCGGCTTTCATCATTTCGCTGACGCGGTGGCCGAACAGCTCGGCTTTGACCGCGTGGTCGCGAACCGGCTGGGGGTGGCGGAAGGGCGGCTCACCGGCGCGCTAGCAGGTGCGATTTTCGATGCGAGCGGCAAGGCCGCGGCCCTTCGCGAAGAAGCCGCACGGCTGGGGGAGGGCGCACGGGTGCTCGCGATGGGCGACGGCGCAAACGACGTGCCGATGTTTGCTGGGGCCGACTATGCCGTTGCCTATCGCGCCAAGCCCGCCGCACGCGCGGCAGCGGGCGGGTGGATCGAGCGGGGCGACCTCGCCGCCGCGCTGAGCCTGCTCGGCATCGCGCGCGGTGAGTGGGTGGCCGCGACGTGCTGA
- the bfr gene encoding bacterioferritin, whose protein sequence is MKGDAKVIEYLNQALTNELTATNQYWLHYRMLEHWGITRLAKYERKESIEEMQHADMLSARILFLDGLPNFQRIGALRIGDSVAEILASDLALEQEAIPLLRDAIEHCESVRDYVTRELFRTILDNEEEHVDFIEKQLELIEKMGLQNYVQLQTEPAGEGEKG, encoded by the coding sequence ATGAAAGGCGACGCGAAGGTCATCGAATATCTCAACCAGGCGCTCACGAACGAGCTGACAGCGACCAACCAGTACTGGTTGCACTACCGGATGCTCGAGCACTGGGGCATCACCCGGCTCGCCAAGTACGAGCGCAAGGAATCGATCGAGGAGATGCAGCACGCCGACATGCTTTCGGCGCGCATCCTGTTCCTTGACGGCTTGCCCAATTTCCAGCGCATCGGCGCGTTGCGCATCGGCGATAGCGTGGCGGAAATTCTGGCGAGTGATCTCGCGCTCGAACAGGAGGCAATCCCCCTGCTCCGCGATGCGATCGAACATTGCGAGAGCGTGCGCGACTACGTCACGCGCGAACTGTTCCGCACCATCCTCGACAATGAGGAAGAGCATGTCGATTTCATCGAGAAGCAGCTCGAGCTGATCGAGAAAATGGGCTTGCAGAACTACGTCCAGCTCCAGACCGAACCGGCTGGCGAGGGCGAGAAGGGCTAG